One Prunus dulcis chromosome 7, ALMONDv2, whole genome shotgun sequence DNA segment encodes these proteins:
- the LOC117635058 gene encoding metal tolerance protein 4-like — MEGGLNHMIKTPFLSCEDERASKHGLVGSSNSVAAMKCDFFSKLPDKVRSGFDPEAPFHLNLSKTTGLIEGEREYYEKQFATLRSFEEVDSLESPHVIDEEEDRKEQAQHERAMNISNWANIFLLAFKVYATLQSGSLAIAASTLDSLPDLMAGGILWFTHLSMKNINIYKYPIGKLRVQPVGIVVFAAVMATLGFQVLVQALEQLIKDKPSEKMISENLIWLYAIMLTATGVKFVLWCYCRSSGNTIVRAYAKDHYFDVVTNLVGLVAAVLGDIFCWWIDPVGAIILAFYTISNWSGTVLENAVSLVGQSAPPQVLQKLTYLILRHHSLIRRVDTVRAYTFGVLYFVEVDIELPEDLPLKEAHAIGESLQIKIEELPEVERAFVHLDYECDHKPEHSVLSRLPSSHA; from the exons ATGGAAGGAGGCTTGAACCATATGATCAAGACCCCATTCTTGTCATGTGAAGATGAAAGGGCCAGCAAACATGGTTTAGTTGGAAGCAGTAACTCTGTCGCTGCTATGAAATGTgatttcttctccaaattgCCTGACAAGGTTCGGTCTGGCTTCGATCCTGAGGCCCCTTTCCATCTTAACCTTTCTAAGACCACTGGCTTGATAGAAG GGGAAAGAGAATACTATGAGAAGCAATTTGCCACCCTAAGGTCTTTTGAGGAAGTTGACTCTCTAGAATCACCCCATGTCATtgatgaagaggaagatcgAAAAGAACAAGCCCAGCATGAGAGAGCAATGAACATTTCTAATTGGGCAAACATCTTTCTGCTTGCTTTTAag GTATATGCTACACTACAAAGTGGATCCTTAGCTATTGCAGCATCAACACTAGATTCTTTGCCAGATCTTATGGCTGGTGGTATACTTTGGTTCACACACTTGTCAatgaaaaacataaatatcTACAAGTACCCTATTGGGAAATTGAGAGTGCAACCAGTAGGCATCGTCGTATTCGCAGCTGTCATGGCTACTCTTG GCTTTCAAGTGCTTGTCCAGGCCCTAGAACAACTGATCAAGGACAAACCTTCTGAGAAGATGATTTCAGAAAACTTGATCTGGTTGTATGCCATCATGCTGACAGCTACTGGAGTAAAATTTGTACTTTGGTGTTATTGCAGAAGCTCTGGAAACACAATTGTCCGTGCATATGCAAAG GATCATTATTTTGATGTGGTAACAAACTTAGTTGGTTTGGTTGCTGCTGTTCTTGGTGATATATTCTGTTGGTGGATTGACCCTGTTGGGGCTATCATCCTAGCATTCTACACAATTTCCAATTGGTCCGGAACTGTGCTAGAAAATgcag TTTCTCTGGTTGGACAATCAGCTCCTCCTCAAGTGTTGCAGAAATTGACATATCTCATCCTAAGGCACCACAGTTTAATCAGACGTGTCGATACAGTTCGTGCCTACACGTTCGGGGTTCTTTATTTCGTTGAG GTTGACATAGAACTGCCAGAAGATTTGCCTTTAAAAGAAGCTCATGCAATTGGAGAGTCATTGCAAATCAAGATCGAAGAGCTCCCAGAAGTCGAACGGGCGTTCGTTCATCTCGATTATGAATGTGACCACAAGCCAGAGCACTCTGTTCTGAGCAGGCTCCCCAGCAGCCATGCTTAA
- the LOC117633843 gene encoding probable protein kinase At2g41970: protein MSCCGGAEEENYGPPANQYNAAPPRGGSTYGAGGNDRGEPRSSNTVKSGAPQKALPIEIPAMSLDELNRLTGNFGQKALIGEGSYGRVFYAKLSNGKSAAIKKLDTGTSQEPDSDFSAQLSTVSRLKHEHFVELMGYCLDANNRILIYEFAAMGSLHDILHGRKGVQGAEPGPVLTWNQRIKIAYGAAKGLEYLHEKVQPSIVHRDVRSSNVLLFDDHVSKVADFNLTNQSSDTAARLHSTRVLGTFGYHAPEYAMTGQITQKSDVYSFGVVLLELLTGRKPVDHTMPKGQQSLVTWATPRLSEDKVKQCIDPKLNNDFQQKAIAKLAAVAALCVQYEADFRPNMTIVVKALQPLLNSKPAGPDSNA from the exons GCAATGACAGAGGAGAGCCAAGGAGTTCCAATACGGTCAAAAGTGGAGCTCCACAGAAGGCCTTACCGATCGAAATACCGGCTATGTCATTGGATGAATTGAATAGGTTAACGGGTAACTTTGGTCAGAAGGCATTGATAGGAGAAGGTTCTTATGGCCGAGTTTTCTATGCAAAATTGAGTAATGGTAAGAGTGCTGCAATAAAGAAGTTGGATACGGGCACATCACAAGAGCCAGACTCCGATTTCTCAGCACAA TTATCAACAGTGTCAAGACTTAAGCATGAGCATTTTGTGGAGTTGATGGGGTATTGCTTGGACGCAAATAATCGAATTTTGATATATGAGTTTGCAGCAATGGGCTCTTTACATGACATATTACATG GAAGGAAAGGAGTACAAGGGGCTGAACCAGGTCCAGTTCTTACTTGGAATCAGAGAATTAAAATTGCCTATGGTGCAGCCAAAGGCCTTGAGTATCTGCACGAAAAAGTTCAACCTTCAATTGTTCATCGCGATGTCAGATCCAGCAATGTCCTCCTCTTTGATGACCACGTCTCCAAAGTCGCAGACTTCAACTTGACAAATCAGTCATCTGACACAGCTGCGCGACTGCATTCGACTAGAGTCTTAGGAACATTTGGCTATCACGCTCCTGA GTATGCCATGACAGGGCAGATTACTCAGAAGAGTGATGTTTACAGTTTTGGGGTTGTTCTACTAGAGCTTTTGACAGGAAGAAAACCTGTAGATCATACAATGCCAAAGGGGCAACAGAGTCTTGTTACTTGG GCAACTCCAAGATTGAGTGAGGACAAAGTGAAGCAGTGTATTGATCCCAAGCTAAACAATGACTTCCAACAAAAGGCAATTGCTAAG TTGGCAGCAGTGGCAGCACTTTGTGTTCAGTATGAGGCGGACTTCAGGCCAAACATGACGATTGTTGTGAAGGCTCTACAACCACTGCTTAACTCAAAACCTGCCGGCCCAGATTCAAACGCCtaa
- the LOC117636191 gene encoding uncharacterized protein LOC117636191, producing the protein MNSVFSSQPLCIPLASFQLLPCLQTQPHYTFPNRVCYRNRCISPLSLSFPFISHQALHARQSFCGATAPPDEGVVSVINFDDFAEKDWSFLDSADFSSGPDYNLNIDRIITAGEIEETSRVMVSIGSEGFVDRVVESSPCNLLLVVHDSLFVLAGIKEKYDKVKCWQGELIYVPDKWAPLDVVFLYFLPAMPFTLDEAFGALARCFLAGARLVISHPQGREVLEQQRQQYPDVVTSDLPEKKTLQEVAAQHSFELTDYVDEPGFYLAVLKFSGARN; encoded by the exons ATGAATTCTGTTTTCTCATCACAGCCCCTTTGCATTCCCCTAGCTAGCTTCCAGTTGCTACCTTGTCTTCAAACACAACCTCATTATACGTTCCCCAACCGTGTCTGTTATCGGAATCGTTGCatctctcctctttctctttcctttccttttatttcGCATCAGGCTTTGCATGCTCGGCAATCATTTTGTGGTGCTACAGCTCCACCAGATGAAGGAGTAGTCTCTGTAATCAACTTCGACGATTTTGCTGAGAAAGACTGGTCCTTTCTTGATTCCGCTGATTTCAGTTCTGGACCAGATTATAACCTTAACATTGATCGCATTATAACTGCgggagaaattgaagaaacttCAAGAGTTATGGTTTCAATTGGTTCCGAAGGATTTGTAGATCGGGTGGTTGAATCTTCACCCTGCAATCTCTTGCTTGTTGTCCATGATTCACTTTTTGTGTTAGCTggcattaaagaaaaatatgacaagGTTAAGTGTTGGCAAGGAGAATTAATATATGTACCTGATAAGTGGGCACCTTTAGATGTTGTGTTCCTTTATTTCCTTCCAGCCATGCCCTTTACACTTGATGAGGCGTTTGGAGCACTTGCAAGGTGTTTTTTGGCAG GTGCAAGACTGGTTATTAGCCATCCCCAAGGAAGAGAAGTTTTAGAGCAACAACGACAACAATATCCAGATGTTGTAACTTCTGACTTGcctgagaagaagactttacAGGAAGTTGCAGCACAACATTCTTTCGAGTTAACCGACTATGTCGACGAGCCTGGTTTTTATCTTGCTGTATTAAAGTTTAGTGGGGCAAGAAACTGA
- the LOC117634061 gene encoding uncharacterized protein LOC117634061 isoform X2, with protein sequence MYCSRCNGLLLEGFLQIVMYGKSLKQEGTDGQISCNRSRASKNQKDGGSSITNGCHDEIPDPSVHPWGGLTITREGSLTLIDCYLYCKSLKGLQNVFDSARARERERELLYPDACGGGGRGWISQGMASYGRGHGTRETCALHTARLSCDTLVDFWSALGEETRQSLLRMKEEDFIERLMYRFDSKRFCRDCRRNVIREFKELKELKRLRREPRCTNWFCVADSAFQYEVSDGTVQADWRHTFADTVGTYHHFEWAVGTGEGKSDILEFENVGMNGSVKVNGLDLGGLSACFITLRAWKLDGRCTELSVKAHALKGQQCVHCRLIVGDGYVTITRGETIRRFFEHAEEAEEEEDDDSMDKDGNELDGECSRPQKHAKSPELAREFLLDAATVIFKEQVEKAFREGTARQNAHSIFVCLALKLLEERVHVACKDIITLEKQMKLLEEEEKEKREEEERKERRRTKEREKKLRRKERLKGKEKDKDKKCSEANQTLDLHDVSKEESSSLIADEEPNSSISCKDSVSEAGDDILSRPGSPDTPDEQFQNDYIISKIEDPCYDSFDGEIINGKSGTGSFIAEQSKFSRRRLKFRREVQLDASLKWSDRRRYAAVSDSASVVNRSESRCNGDNLETPSRGINGSNRQLRVNGPKSNGRHCGPKFTEKFLSPGNRMSDRYDFHSCNCNKNTEYRAKVEPHVSAARVGWETKTASKSESALDISKQFYRGNRYNQVEHMRDSCARPKSKVNSGDNPGTDLPQPRKIWEPVEPTKKYPRSNSDSDVTLRSSAFKSEDKNMKSSGDICTGDIVVNSGEVDEDNNLKELRKSSIGMDVSCQNGFHAGAQDSIDTALNGISDSMVGSSSNSDNCSSCLSEGDSNTTSSNHGNQESSSTSDSEDASQKSGGKETSLSIQNGFPECHGIENNQDAKRGESMESRALSGPSLNGAGSNILGNPSTNIAQRFDNGLSAISVGSQHHGMLTPMHNQNVHFPLFQAPSMGYYHQSSVSWPAAPTSGMMSFPHPNHYLYAGPLGYGMNGNSGFCMPYSPVQHVPTPLFTPGPVPIYPAINTEEQTQISNPGVQESLYEANTECVDPSGPYSMQAPASGEGAEDDNSGRLHTSNDSFSLFHYGGPLADPPGCNSNLMPLEEQTVGDFPQKCSDHVENDHHACNKKEATIEEYNLFAASNGIRFSFF encoded by the exons ATGTACTGCTCTCGGTGCAATGGGTTATTGCTTGAAGGATTTTTGCAGATTGTCATGTATGGAAAGTCTTTGAAGCAGGAGGGAACAGATGGGCAAATATCCTGCAACAGATCAAGAGCctcaaaaaatcaaaaggatgGTGGGTCAAGTATTACTAATGGATGTCATGATGAAATCCCGGATCCATCTGTCCATCCTTGGGGTGGTCTGACGATAACACGTGAGGGGTCATTGACACTCATTGATTGCTATTTGTATTGCAAGTCTCTCAAGGGACTTCAAAAT GTGTTTGACAGTGCGCGTGCAAGGGAACGAGAACGTGAATTGCTTTATCCTGATGCCTGTGGTGGGGGAGGTCGGGGTTGGATAAGCCAAGGAATGGCAAGTTATGGAAGAGGTCATGGAACAAGAGAAACATGTGCATTGCACACTGCCAGGCTTTCTTGCGATACATTGGTGGATTTTTGGTCAGCACTTGGAGAAGAAACTCGGCAGTCTCTTCTTAGGATGAAGGaagaggattttattgagagGCTCATGTACAG GTTTGACAGCAAGAGATTTTGCAGAGATTGCAGAAGGAATGTAATCCGTGAGTTCAAGGAGCTAAAGGAGCTGAAGCGCTTGCGGAGGGAACCTCGATGCACTAATTGGTTTTGTGTTGCAGATTCCGCCTTTCAGTATGAG GTATCCGATGGGACAGTCCAAGCTGACTGGCGCCATACTTTTGCAGATACTGTAGGGACTTACCATCACTTTGAATGGGCAGTTGGAACAGGCGAGGGAAAATCTGACATTCTGGAATTTGAAAATGTTGGCATGAATGGAAGTGTTAAGGTCAATGGCCTTGATCTTGGTGGTTTAAGTGCATGCTTTATCACCCTGAGGGCTTGGAAACTAGATGGTCGCTGCACTGAGCTTTCTGTAAAAGCTCATGCGTTGAAGGGTCAACAATGTGTTCACTGTAGGCTTATAGTTGGAGACGGCTATGTAACAATCACAAGAGGAGAAACTATCAGAAGGTTTTTTGAGCATGCTGAAGaggcagaggaagaagag gaTGATGATTCCATGGACAAGGATGGAAATGAGCTGGATGGAGAATGCTCCCGTCCGCAAAAACATGCGAAGAGTCCTGAACTTGCTCGAGAATTTCTTCTAGATGCTGCAACTGTTATTTTCAAGGAGCAG GTGGAAAAGGCATTTAGAGAAGGAACAGCCCGCCAAAATGCGCATAGCATCTTTGTTTGTCTTGCACTAAAGCTGCTGGAAGAACGAGTTCATGTTGCTTGCAAAGATATAATTACTCTTGAAAAGCAG ATGAAGCTTctggaagaggaagaaaaagaaaagcgtgaggaagaagaacgcaaagagaggagaaggacaaaagaaagagagaaaaagctACGAAGAAAGGAGAGGTtgaaagggaaagaaaaggaTAAGGATAAGAAATGTTCTGAAGCAAATCAAACTCTTGATCTTCACGATGTCTCAAAGGAAGAATCATCATCACTAATTGCTGATGAGGAGCCTAATAGTTCCATTAGCTGCAAGGATTCAGTTAGTGAAGCTGGTGATGATATTCTGTCTAGACCTGGATCTCCTGACACTCCAGATGAACAGTTCCAAAATGAttatattatttcaaaaattgaaGATCCTTGTTATGATAGTTTTGATGGTGAAATTATCAATGGGAAAAGTGGTACGGGTTCTTTTATAGCTGAACAATCAAAGTTTTCTCGACGGAGATTGAAATTTAGGAGAGAAGTTCAACTTGATGCATCTTTGAAGTGGTCTGACAGGCGCCGATATGCTGCTGTTTCAGATAGTGCTTCTGTGGTTAATAGATCTGAGTCGAGATGTAATGGTGATAATTTGGAGACTCCCTCAAGGGGCATCAATGGATCAAACAGGCAATTAAGAGTGAATGGCCCAAAGTCCAATGGTCGGCATTGTGGTCCTAAGTTTACTGAGAAGTTCCTCTCCCCCGGCAACCGGATGAGTGACAGATATGACTTCCATTCTTGCAACTGTAACAAAAATACTGAATATAGAGCAAAGGTAGAACCCCATGTTTCTGCTGCCAGAGTGGGCTGGGAGACCAAAACCGCAAGTAAGTCGGAATCTGCATTAGATATTTCTAAGCAATTCTATCGTGGTAACAGGTATAACCAAGTAGAACACATGCGTGATAGTTGTGCAAGACCCAAAAGCAAAGTCAATTCAGGGGACAATCCTGGTACAGATTTGCCTCAACCCAGGAAAATTTGGGAGCCCGTAGAGCCAACGAAAAAGTATCCTCGAAGTAACTCAGACTCTGATGTTACCTTGAGGTCATCTGCTTTCAAGTCTGAAGATAAAAACATGAAGTCATCTGGTGACATATGTACAGGTGATATTGTGGTAAATTCAGGTGAAGTTGATGAAGATAATAATTTGAAGGAATTAAGAAAATCCAGCATAGGAATGGATGTCAGTTGTCAGAATGGATTTCATGCTGGAGCACAGGATTCTATTGACACTGCATTAAATGGAATTTCTGACTCCATGGTCGGCAGCAGTTCTAATTCTGATAACTGCTCATCATGTCTCAGTGAGGGAGACAGCAATACAACCTCGTCAAATCATGGAAATCAGGAATCTTCTTCCACTTCAGATTCAGAAGATGCCAGCCAGAAATCAGGAGGAAAAGAAACTTCTTTATCCATTCAAAATGGATTCCCAGAGTGCCATGGTATTGAGAATAATCAGGATGCAAAGAGAGGGGAGTCTATGGAAAGCAGGGCACTGAGTGGCCCTTCACTGAATGGAGCAGGGAGTAACATTCTTGGGAATCCATCAACAAATATTGCTCAGAGATTTGATAATGGTTTGTCTGCTATTAGTGTGGGTTCTCAGCATCATGGCATGCTTACTCCAATGCATAACCAAAATGTACACTTTCCCTTATTTCAAGCTCCTTCAATGGGTTACTATCACCAAAGTTCAGTTTCATGGCCTGCTGCTCCAACCAGTGGAATGATGTCTTTTCCTCATCCCAACCACTATCTATATGCTGGCCCTCTTGGGTATGGTATGAATGGAAACTCAGGCTTCTGCATGCCGTATAGTCCTGTGCAGCATGTACCCACTCCCTTGTTTACCCCTGGCCCAGTTCCAATTTATCCAGCCATCAATACAGAGGAGCAGACTCAAATTTCTAACCCAGGTGTGCAAGAATCTCTTTATGAAGCTAATACAGAGTGTGTGGATCCATCTGGACCGTATTCAATGCAAGCACCGGCAAGTGGAGAAGGAGCAGAAGACGATAATTCTGGCAGATTGCATACGAGTAATGATAGCTTTTCCTTATTCCATTATGGTGGGCCTCTGGCTGATCCTCCAGGATGTAATTCAAATCTTATGCCGTTGGAAGAACAGACTGTTGgggattttccacaaaaatgtTCAGATCATGTTGAGAATGATCATCATGCGTGCAATAAGAAAGAGGCCACTATTGAAGAATACAACCTGTTTGCAGCTAGTAATGGCATAAGGTTTTCATTCTTCTGA
- the LOC117634061 gene encoding uncharacterized protein LOC117634061 isoform X1, which yields MPGLPQRNDQFSNGSSPIYSLSSPNGFWSKHRDDVSYNQLQKFWSELLPQARQKLLIIDKQTLFEQARKNMYCSRCNGLLLEGFLQIVMYGKSLKQEGTDGQISCNRSRASKNQKDGGSSITNGCHDEIPDPSVHPWGGLTITREGSLTLIDCYLYCKSLKGLQNVFDSARARERERELLYPDACGGGGRGWISQGMASYGRGHGTRETCALHTARLSCDTLVDFWSALGEETRQSLLRMKEEDFIERLMYRFDSKRFCRDCRRNVIREFKELKELKRLRREPRCTNWFCVADSAFQYEVSDGTVQADWRHTFADTVGTYHHFEWAVGTGEGKSDILEFENVGMNGSVKVNGLDLGGLSACFITLRAWKLDGRCTELSVKAHALKGQQCVHCRLIVGDGYVTITRGETIRRFFEHAEEAEEEEDDDSMDKDGNELDGECSRPQKHAKSPELAREFLLDAATVIFKEQVEKAFREGTARQNAHSIFVCLALKLLEERVHVACKDIITLEKQMKLLEEEEKEKREEEERKERRRTKEREKKLRRKERLKGKEKDKDKKCSEANQTLDLHDVSKEESSSLIADEEPNSSISCKDSVSEAGDDILSRPGSPDTPDEQFQNDYIISKIEDPCYDSFDGEIINGKSGTGSFIAEQSKFSRRRLKFRREVQLDASLKWSDRRRYAAVSDSASVVNRSESRCNGDNLETPSRGINGSNRQLRVNGPKSNGRHCGPKFTEKFLSPGNRMSDRYDFHSCNCNKNTEYRAKVEPHVSAARVGWETKTASKSESALDISKQFYRGNRYNQVEHMRDSCARPKSKVNSGDNPGTDLPQPRKIWEPVEPTKKYPRSNSDSDVTLRSSAFKSEDKNMKSSGDICTGDIVVNSGEVDEDNNLKELRKSSIGMDVSCQNGFHAGAQDSIDTALNGISDSMVGSSSNSDNCSSCLSEGDSNTTSSNHGNQESSSTSDSEDASQKSGGKETSLSIQNGFPECHGIENNQDAKRGESMESRALSGPSLNGAGSNILGNPSTNIAQRFDNGLSAISVGSQHHGMLTPMHNQNVHFPLFQAPSMGYYHQSSVSWPAAPTSGMMSFPHPNHYLYAGPLGYGMNGNSGFCMPYSPVQHVPTPLFTPGPVPIYPAINTEEQTQISNPGVQESLYEANTECVDPSGPYSMQAPASGEGAEDDNSGRLHTSNDSFSLFHYGGPLADPPGCNSNLMPLEEQTVGDFPQKCSDHVENDHHACNKKEATIEEYNLFAASNGIRFSFF from the exons ATGCCCGGCTTACCTCAGAGAAATGACCAATTCAGTAATGGGTCGTCGCCCatttactccctctcttcgcccAACGGCTTTTGGTCCAAGCATCGCGATGATGTTAGCTACAATCAGCTCCAGAAG TTTTGGAGTGAGCTGTTGCCACAAGCTCGGCAGAAGCTTCTCATAATTGACAAGCAAACTCTTTTTGAGCAAGCTCGTAAGAACATGTACTGCTCTCGGTGCAATGGGTTATTGCTTGAAGGATTTTTGCAGATTGTCATGTATGGAAAGTCTTTGAAGCAGGAGGGAACAGATGGGCAAATATCCTGCAACAGATCAAGAGCctcaaaaaatcaaaaggatgGTGGGTCAAGTATTACTAATGGATGTCATGATGAAATCCCGGATCCATCTGTCCATCCTTGGGGTGGTCTGACGATAACACGTGAGGGGTCATTGACACTCATTGATTGCTATTTGTATTGCAAGTCTCTCAAGGGACTTCAAAAT GTGTTTGACAGTGCGCGTGCAAGGGAACGAGAACGTGAATTGCTTTATCCTGATGCCTGTGGTGGGGGAGGTCGGGGTTGGATAAGCCAAGGAATGGCAAGTTATGGAAGAGGTCATGGAACAAGAGAAACATGTGCATTGCACACTGCCAGGCTTTCTTGCGATACATTGGTGGATTTTTGGTCAGCACTTGGAGAAGAAACTCGGCAGTCTCTTCTTAGGATGAAGGaagaggattttattgagagGCTCATGTACAG GTTTGACAGCAAGAGATTTTGCAGAGATTGCAGAAGGAATGTAATCCGTGAGTTCAAGGAGCTAAAGGAGCTGAAGCGCTTGCGGAGGGAACCTCGATGCACTAATTGGTTTTGTGTTGCAGATTCCGCCTTTCAGTATGAG GTATCCGATGGGACAGTCCAAGCTGACTGGCGCCATACTTTTGCAGATACTGTAGGGACTTACCATCACTTTGAATGGGCAGTTGGAACAGGCGAGGGAAAATCTGACATTCTGGAATTTGAAAATGTTGGCATGAATGGAAGTGTTAAGGTCAATGGCCTTGATCTTGGTGGTTTAAGTGCATGCTTTATCACCCTGAGGGCTTGGAAACTAGATGGTCGCTGCACTGAGCTTTCTGTAAAAGCTCATGCGTTGAAGGGTCAACAATGTGTTCACTGTAGGCTTATAGTTGGAGACGGCTATGTAACAATCACAAGAGGAGAAACTATCAGAAGGTTTTTTGAGCATGCTGAAGaggcagaggaagaagag gaTGATGATTCCATGGACAAGGATGGAAATGAGCTGGATGGAGAATGCTCCCGTCCGCAAAAACATGCGAAGAGTCCTGAACTTGCTCGAGAATTTCTTCTAGATGCTGCAACTGTTATTTTCAAGGAGCAG GTGGAAAAGGCATTTAGAGAAGGAACAGCCCGCCAAAATGCGCATAGCATCTTTGTTTGTCTTGCACTAAAGCTGCTGGAAGAACGAGTTCATGTTGCTTGCAAAGATATAATTACTCTTGAAAAGCAG ATGAAGCTTctggaagaggaagaaaaagaaaagcgtgaggaagaagaacgcaaagagaggagaaggacaaaagaaagagagaaaaagctACGAAGAAAGGAGAGGTtgaaagggaaagaaaaggaTAAGGATAAGAAATGTTCTGAAGCAAATCAAACTCTTGATCTTCACGATGTCTCAAAGGAAGAATCATCATCACTAATTGCTGATGAGGAGCCTAATAGTTCCATTAGCTGCAAGGATTCAGTTAGTGAAGCTGGTGATGATATTCTGTCTAGACCTGGATCTCCTGACACTCCAGATGAACAGTTCCAAAATGAttatattatttcaaaaattgaaGATCCTTGTTATGATAGTTTTGATGGTGAAATTATCAATGGGAAAAGTGGTACGGGTTCTTTTATAGCTGAACAATCAAAGTTTTCTCGACGGAGATTGAAATTTAGGAGAGAAGTTCAACTTGATGCATCTTTGAAGTGGTCTGACAGGCGCCGATATGCTGCTGTTTCAGATAGTGCTTCTGTGGTTAATAGATCTGAGTCGAGATGTAATGGTGATAATTTGGAGACTCCCTCAAGGGGCATCAATGGATCAAACAGGCAATTAAGAGTGAATGGCCCAAAGTCCAATGGTCGGCATTGTGGTCCTAAGTTTACTGAGAAGTTCCTCTCCCCCGGCAACCGGATGAGTGACAGATATGACTTCCATTCTTGCAACTGTAACAAAAATACTGAATATAGAGCAAAGGTAGAACCCCATGTTTCTGCTGCCAGAGTGGGCTGGGAGACCAAAACCGCAAGTAAGTCGGAATCTGCATTAGATATTTCTAAGCAATTCTATCGTGGTAACAGGTATAACCAAGTAGAACACATGCGTGATAGTTGTGCAAGACCCAAAAGCAAAGTCAATTCAGGGGACAATCCTGGTACAGATTTGCCTCAACCCAGGAAAATTTGGGAGCCCGTAGAGCCAACGAAAAAGTATCCTCGAAGTAACTCAGACTCTGATGTTACCTTGAGGTCATCTGCTTTCAAGTCTGAAGATAAAAACATGAAGTCATCTGGTGACATATGTACAGGTGATATTGTGGTAAATTCAGGTGAAGTTGATGAAGATAATAATTTGAAGGAATTAAGAAAATCCAGCATAGGAATGGATGTCAGTTGTCAGAATGGATTTCATGCTGGAGCACAGGATTCTATTGACACTGCATTAAATGGAATTTCTGACTCCATGGTCGGCAGCAGTTCTAATTCTGATAACTGCTCATCATGTCTCAGTGAGGGAGACAGCAATACAACCTCGTCAAATCATGGAAATCAGGAATCTTCTTCCACTTCAGATTCAGAAGATGCCAGCCAGAAATCAGGAGGAAAAGAAACTTCTTTATCCATTCAAAATGGATTCCCAGAGTGCCATGGTATTGAGAATAATCAGGATGCAAAGAGAGGGGAGTCTATGGAAAGCAGGGCACTGAGTGGCCCTTCACTGAATGGAGCAGGGAGTAACATTCTTGGGAATCCATCAACAAATATTGCTCAGAGATTTGATAATGGTTTGTCTGCTATTAGTGTGGGTTCTCAGCATCATGGCATGCTTACTCCAATGCATAACCAAAATGTACACTTTCCCTTATTTCAAGCTCCTTCAATGGGTTACTATCACCAAAGTTCAGTTTCATGGCCTGCTGCTCCAACCAGTGGAATGATGTCTTTTCCTCATCCCAACCACTATCTATATGCTGGCCCTCTTGGGTATGGTATGAATGGAAACTCAGGCTTCTGCATGCCGTATAGTCCTGTGCAGCATGTACCCACTCCCTTGTTTACCCCTGGCCCAGTTCCAATTTATCCAGCCATCAATACAGAGGAGCAGACTCAAATTTCTAACCCAGGTGTGCAAGAATCTCTTTATGAAGCTAATACAGAGTGTGTGGATCCATCTGGACCGTATTCAATGCAAGCACCGGCAAGTGGAGAAGGAGCAGAAGACGATAATTCTGGCAGATTGCATACGAGTAATGATAGCTTTTCCTTATTCCATTATGGTGGGCCTCTGGCTGATCCTCCAGGATGTAATTCAAATCTTATGCCGTTGGAAGAACAGACTGTTGgggattttccacaaaaatgtTCAGATCATGTTGAGAATGATCATCATGCGTGCAATAAGAAAGAGGCCACTATTGAAGAATACAACCTGTTTGCAGCTAGTAATGGCATAAGGTTTTCATTCTTCTGA
- the LOC117635352 gene encoding uncharacterized protein LOC117635352 has product MAKFDIPEMREYKREYPPEHFIVEIKPYSLLSNTKAEKYESGVFDAGGYRWRLSFYPKYETTSKKGYISLFLVLIGSVSGKQSPAEVYATFRFGAYSSSVYRVGDSDGWT; this is encoded by the exons ATGGCGAAATTTG ATATTCCAGAGATGAGAGAATACAAAAGAGAGTATCCACCAGAGCACTTCATCGTGGAAATAAAGCCATACTCCTTGCTATCAAACACCAAAGCAGAAAAGTACGAGTCTGGTGTCTTTGATGCTGGTGGTTACAGATG GAGGCTATCATTTTACCCAAAGTATGAAACAACAAGTAAGAAGGGTTACATCTCCCTCTTCTTGGTATTAATAGGGAGTGTGTCCGGGAAGCAGTCGCCGGCCGAAGTTTATGCCACTTTTAGATT TGGTGCTTATTCTAGTTCTGTTTATAGAGTTGGAGATTCTGACGGGTGGACTTGA